One Methanobacteriaceae archaeon genomic region harbors:
- a CDS encoding zinc metalloprotease HtpX yields MKKVSTWKLQLRMILAMMIFGIIISVLVTIVGVFLGITYPAFYAGFFLLLILGQYLAGPKLVDWSMKVRYVSPEEAPNLHRMIDELAMNAGIPKPKVGISEFMIPNAFAFGRRQKDGRVCVTQGLINKLNEGELKAVLGHEIAHIKHRDMIVMTLISAIPVIAYWIALSTLFSGDNDSYSWVIGLVGLAAYIIGQLLVLFVSRVREYYADQESVAIGNDPHQLASALYKLTYESASASKEQIKEVQGFKAFFVNDVSDAGNEIQELSQLDLDMDGHLSQDELDRLKYDKINLKTSSKLMELLSTHPNMVKRVKRLAEMS; encoded by the coding sequence ATGAAAAAAGTTAGTACATGGAAGCTACAATTAAGAATGATTTTGGCTATGATGATTTTTGGAATCATTATTTCTGTTTTAGTAACCATAGTTGGGGTTTTCTTAGGAATTACATATCCTGCATTTTACGCTGGATTCTTTTTATTACTGATTCTAGGTCAGTATCTTGCCGGGCCAAAACTGGTGGATTGGTCTATGAAGGTGCGTTATGTATCACCTGAAGAAGCACCTAATTTACATAGGATGATTGATGAACTGGCTATGAATGCTGGAATACCTAAACCAAAAGTTGGAATTTCCGAATTCATGATTCCTAACGCATTTGCCTTCGGTAGAAGACAAAAAGACGGCCGTGTCTGTGTTACACAAGGCCTTATCAATAAATTAAATGAAGGAGAACTAAAAGCAGTTTTAGGCCATGAAATAGCACATATTAAACACCGTGACATGATTGTCATGACTTTAATCAGTGCAATACCCGTAATTGCTTATTGGATAGCATTGAGCACTTTATTTAGTGGAGATAATGACAGTTATTCTTGGGTTATCGGTTTAGTTGGTCTGGCAGCTTACATCATAGGACAACTACTGGTGTTATTTGTCTCCCGTGTTAGAGAATACTATGCTGATCAGGAAAGTGTGGCCATTGGAAATGACCCTCATCAATTAGCCAGTGCATTATATAAATTGACTTATGAATCTGCCTCTGCCAGTAAAGAACAAATTAAAGAAGTTCAAGGATTCAAGGCCTTCTTTGTCAATGATGTATCGGATGCTGGAAACGAAATTCAAGAACTAAGTCAGCTTGATTTGGATATGGATGGCCATTTATCTCAGGACGAATTGGATAGGTTAAAATATGATAAAATAAACCTTAAAACTTCCAGTAAATTAATGGAATTACTTTCCACCCATCCTAATATGGTTAAAAGAGTTAAAAGATTGGCCGAAATGAGCTAA
- the aroD gene encoding type I 3-dehydroquinate dehydratase, which translates to MVKYKICTPVFEKTADEAFKSAKICIESGADLLEIRIDALKNPTPKMAIKLIKEIDFPIIATNRISTEGGFFSGSERERTEILIESSKEAEYVDIELNCREDFRSKVIESANCSIISFHDFEKTPPLSELLMVVEKEREIGDIAKFAVTPQNIGDTITVLNVLSEYPDTVAISMGEMGKYSRVVGPLLGAPFTFASVGAKTAPGQLDLKSTRFMLDKLTEK; encoded by the coding sequence GTGGTAAAATATAAAATATGCACACCAGTATTTGAAAAAACAGCAGATGAAGCATTTAAATCTGCTAAAATCTGTATTGAATCTGGAGCAGACTTATTAGAAATCAGAATTGACGCACTTAAAAATCCTACACCGAAAATGGCCATTAAACTAATTAAAGAAATAGACTTTCCAATTATTGCCACTAATAGAATATCAACTGAAGGTGGCTTTTTTTCGGGTTCAGAGCGAGAAAGGACTGAAATACTCATTGAATCCTCAAAAGAGGCAGAATATGTGGATATAGAGTTAAATTGCCGAGAAGATTTTAGGTCTAAGGTCATTGAATCTGCAAACTGCAGTATAATATCTTTTCACGATTTTGAAAAAACCCCTCCCCTGAGTGAACTTTTAATGGTGGTTGAAAAAGAAAGAGAAATAGGAGATATAGCTAAATTTGCGGTTACTCCTCAAAATATAGGTGATACCATTACCGTTCTCAATGTTTTATCTGAATATCCTGATACTGTGGCCATTTCCATGGGCGAAATGGGAAAATACAGTCGTGTTGTGGGGCCACTGCTGGGTGCTCCTTTTACATTTGCGTCTGTAGGAGCTAAAACAGCACCAGGACAGCTTGATTTAAAATCTACCCGTTTTATGTTGGATAAACTAACTGAAAAATAG
- the hmgA gene encoding hydroxymethylglutaryl-CoA reductase (NADPH): protein MVDENEIINKLTRGEIKLHEIEKYTQLVPEAVEIRRKFMETISASSLDHVSHFSLDMEEAMKKNIENPIGAIQIPVGVAGPLKINGEHAEGEFYVPLATSEGALLASVNRGCSTISQSGGANVRIIDDKMTRAPVIKAESVMEAMEIKKWIENHFNELKEAAESTTSHGKLLKIDPVIVVGHYLYPRFVYSTGDSMGMNMVTIATESALNLLFKETGAHVIALSGNVCVDKKPAALNLIEGRGKSLVAEVVVPKEIVNKKLKTTPEAIEEVNMAKNFMGSAISGSMGFNAQYANMIGAIFLATGQDEAHIVEGSLGITTAEDKNGDLYFSVTLPDVPLATFGGGTRLETAKECLEIMDAYGSGKVHKFAEIVAGIVLAGELSLMGALAAGHLARAHKDLGRGK, encoded by the coding sequence ATGGTAGATGAAAACGAAATTATTAATAAACTTACCCGTGGCGAAATTAAACTCCATGAAATAGAAAAATACACGCAATTAGTTCCTGAAGCTGTTGAAATCCGGCGCAAATTCATGGAAACAATTTCTGCATCTTCACTGGACCATGTATCACACTTCTCGCTGGACATGGAAGAGGCCATGAAAAAGAATATAGAAAACCCTATAGGTGCTATTCAGATCCCTGTGGGAGTAGCAGGGCCTCTAAAAATCAATGGAGAACACGCTGAAGGAGAATTTTATGTTCCACTGGCCACCTCTGAAGGAGCATTACTTGCTTCCGTAAATCGGGGATGCTCCACTATAAGTCAATCTGGCGGAGCTAATGTTAGGATAATTGACGATAAAATGACCCGGGCCCCAGTTATAAAGGCAGAATCCGTTATGGAGGCCATGGAAATAAAAAAATGGATTGAAAACCATTTCAACGAACTTAAAGAAGCTGCTGAATCCACCACTAGCCACGGAAAACTATTAAAAATTGATCCAGTGATTGTAGTAGGCCATTATTTATACCCTAGATTCGTATACTCCACTGGAGACAGTATGGGTATGAATATGGTAACCATTGCCACCGAATCAGCATTAAATTTATTATTTAAGGAGACCGGGGCCCATGTGATTGCCCTTAGTGGTAATGTCTGCGTAGATAAAAAACCTGCTGCTTTAAACTTAATTGAAGGCCGGGGAAAATCTCTGGTGGCCGAAGTAGTGGTTCCTAAAGAAATAGTGAATAAAAAACTTAAAACTACTCCTGAAGCCATTGAAGAAGTGAACATGGCTAAAAATTTCATGGGATCGGCTATATCTGGAAGTATGGGATTCAATGCCCAGTATGCTAACATGATTGGAGCTATATTTTTGGCCACGGGCCAGGACGAGGCCCATATTGTGGAGGGCAGTCTGGGAATTACCACGGCTGAAGACAAAAATGGGGACCTTTACTTTTCAGTGACCTTACCTGATGTTCCCCTAGCCACTTTTGGCGGAGGAACCCGTCTGGAAACAGCTAAAGAGTGTCTAGAAATCATGGATGCCTATGGTTCTGGAAAAGTCCACAAGTTTGCTGAAATCGTGGCTGGAATTGTTCTGGCCGGAGAATTGTCTCTAATGGGAGCTTTAGCTGCAGGACATTTGGCCCGGGCCCATAAGGATTTAGGACGGGGAAAATAA
- a CDS encoding TatD family hydrolase has protein sequence MENIPITDNHIHVDPFNGEGPIKVAEKFHRSGGQRMIIPNKPSWTFGEPFNFTKAMEMVLKYVDEINSNTGVKAYAVVGLHPAELSRLLESGKDLKAAEKIIKKGLEYAQKLVIEGKAVAIGEIGRPHYEVSSQEWDLQNEIMIYAMELAKEADCAVQLHTETSSEEQFEEFSLMAKKAGLRTYKLVKHFSGPYTDEKENFGLTPSLISTRDVVSKGIKKSNYFLMETDYLDDLTRPGAVLGPKTVPRRTQEFINKGLMTEEDAFKIHSDNIKRVYGIED, from the coding sequence ATGGAAAATATTCCTATTACCGATAACCACATTCACGTAGACCCCTTCAATGGCGAAGGCCCTATAAAAGTTGCTGAAAAATTCCACAGATCAGGTGGTCAAAGAATGATCATTCCTAACAAACCTTCCTGGACTTTTGGAGAACCATTTAACTTCACTAAGGCCATGGAAATGGTTCTAAAATATGTGGATGAAATAAATTCCAATACTGGGGTGAAGGCCTATGCGGTAGTGGGGCTACATCCTGCTGAGCTTTCCCGTTTACTAGAAAGTGGTAAGGACTTAAAAGCTGCCGAAAAAATAATTAAAAAAGGATTAGAGTATGCCCAGAAACTGGTCATTGAAGGAAAAGCCGTGGCCATAGGCGAAATAGGAAGGCCGCATTATGAAGTAAGTTCGCAAGAATGGGATCTGCAGAATGAAATCATGATTTATGCCATGGAACTGGCTAAGGAAGCAGACTGTGCTGTGCAACTGCATACGGAAACCTCCAGTGAAGAGCAATTCGAAGAATTCTCTTTAATGGCAAAAAAAGCTGGGTTGAGAACATATAAACTGGTAAAACATTTCTCAGGCCCATATACTGATGAGAAGGAGAATTTTGGATTGACTCCTTCTTTGATTTCCACCAGAGATGTGGTATCTAAAGGAATTAAAAAAAGTAATTATTTTTTAATGGAAACTGATTATCTGGATGATTTAACTAGGCCTGGTGCCGTTTTAGGGCCAAAAACCGTTCCCCGTAGGACCCAAGAATTCATTAATAAAGGCTTAATGACTGAAGAAGATGCTTTTAAAATCCATTCAGATAATATTAAAAGAGTTTATGGGATAGAAGATTGA
- a CDS encoding ATPase, giving the protein MNATEKKEILSFLKKIGVDTRFVSVMPPEILINNLRFSKFSRTREELFIKNYPELRVIRSNIFQKICSRSSKVLGDSLKPREKVMINKSNNPCDMALSAILEPYSRKYGIEIIEREFDLKKLENITEDFNVVALPLTLDQEVENVLDQIFNGKKVELESSLHNLHRVKIIYPLLNIPQEWICYWLDQQNCSENELNELAHDFLTYLEGVVPQVRENILKSARFVAEE; this is encoded by the coding sequence ATGAATGCCACTGAAAAAAAGGAAATTTTGAGTTTCTTAAAAAAAATTGGTGTAGATACCCGTTTTGTAAGTGTAATGCCACCCGAAATTCTTATAAATAATTTGAGATTTTCAAAATTTTCACGAACCAGAGAAGAATTATTTATAAAAAATTATCCTGAATTAAGAGTTATAAGATCCAATATTTTCCAGAAAATATGTTCCAGATCTTCTAAAGTTCTGGGAGACTCTTTAAAACCTAGAGAAAAAGTCATGATTAACAAATCAAATAATCCCTGCGATATGGCCCTTTCTGCAATTTTAGAACCATATAGTAGAAAATATGGAATTGAAATAATTGAAAGGGAATTTGATTTAAAAAAACTGGAGAACATAACAGAAGATTTTAATGTAGTGGCCCTACCCCTCACCCTGGATCAAGAAGTGGAAAATGTACTTGACCAGATATTTAATGGAAAAAAAGTAGAATTAGAAAGTTCACTCCATAATCTACACCGGGTCAAAATAATTTATCCTTTACTAAACATCCCTCAAGAATGGATTTGTTACTGGTTAGACCAACAAAATTGTTCAGAAAATGAATTAAATGAATTGGCCCACGATTTTTTGACGTATTTGGAAGGTGTGGTCCCCCAGGTAAGGGAAAATATCTTGAAGTCAGCCCGTTTTGTTGCTGAGGAATAA
- a CDS encoding DUF116 domain-containing protein: MFNEFYQIFGQMVFIAGIIILAMLFSTLILGKILIKQDRLIFPKVLLLTIDLFYGPFKKFSESMGLDEKIVDHIGVEVRNKVNEKRFKSTKSDEKLLILPHCLRSPNCEATLEPAGLVCTNCKKCVIGTLKENAECVGYKVFIIPGSTFLKKIIEQNNFKAVLGVACYQDLNLSMMKLSKFSPQGVPLSRDGCFKTKVDPKAVLEKMGITEEVSAENSSIKNISPCSKETPDKHSF; this comes from the coding sequence ATGTTCAACGAGTTTTATCAAATATTTGGACAAATGGTGTTTATTGCGGGTATAATTATATTAGCCATGCTTTTTTCGACCCTTATTTTAGGGAAGATACTAATTAAACAGGACAGATTAATCTTTCCAAAAGTCTTACTTTTAACTATAGATCTTTTCTACGGTCCTTTCAAAAAATTTTCAGAAAGTATGGGTCTTGATGAAAAAATAGTGGACCATATAGGTGTAGAAGTTAGAAACAAAGTCAATGAAAAAAGATTTAAATCTACAAAATCTGATGAGAAACTTTTGATTCTTCCCCATTGTTTGAGAAGTCCTAATTGCGAGGCCACATTAGAACCAGCAGGATTAGTATGTACCAACTGCAAAAAATGTGTTATTGGGACTTTAAAGGAAAATGCAGAATGTGTTGGATACAAAGTATTCATTATACCCGGTTCCACCTTCCTTAAAAAGATAATTGAACAAAATAACTTTAAAGCCGTGCTAGGAGTGGCTTGTTATCAGGATTTAAATCTGTCCATGATGAAGCTTTCCAAGTTTTCTCCACAGGGAGTTCCTCTATCCAGAGATGGTTGTTTTAAGACCAAAGTAGATCCTAAGGCGGTTTTAGAAAAGATGGGAATAACAGAAGAAGTTTCTGCTGAAAATTCTTCTATCAAAAATATCAGTCCCTGCAGCAAAGAAACCCCGGATAAACATTCTTTTTAG
- a CDS encoding S24/S26 family peptidase translates to MNKKSGIIIGIIVLMLVAGSAILLNQHSNAVNIDIETNGSDITVATSTIPFNKAPSSMENEIGQYLADEIKSPDSTMNTITSGVTSISQKYNYTQVTVNLKSQFGENQLPMPAVVNGDSMYPTLNDGQSLMVLKTKNFKVGDIVISKHDKYGLIVKRVGKIEASRVYLMSDNKNVETIYETNYIITKTPLNTWVPRSYVVGVVKEY, encoded by the coding sequence TTGAATAAAAAATCAGGGATTATTATTGGAATAATAGTATTAATGCTAGTAGCTGGATCAGCCATATTATTAAACCAACATTCCAATGCAGTTAACATTGATATAGAAACCAATGGATCTGATATTACTGTTGCAACATCGACCATACCATTTAACAAAGCACCATCTTCAATGGAAAATGAGATAGGACAATATCTCGCTGATGAAATAAAAAGCCCCGACAGTACTATGAATACCATTACTTCAGGTGTAACCAGTATTAGTCAGAAATACAATTATACTCAAGTTACAGTTAATCTTAAGTCCCAGTTTGGAGAAAACCAGCTTCCTATGCCCGCCGTAGTTAATGGAGATTCCATGTACCCCACATTAAATGATGGCCAAAGCCTGATGGTTCTTAAAACAAAGAACTTCAAAGTGGGAGATATTGTTATTTCTAAACATGATAAATATGGCCTTATTGTAAAAAGAGTGGGTAAAATCGAGGCAAGCCGGGTTTATTTAATGAGTGACAATAAAAACGTGGAAACCATTTATGAAACTAATTATATTATAACCAAAACTCCTTTGAATACCTGGGTACCTAGGAGCTATGTTGTTGGCGTAGTAAAGGAATATTAA
- the sucD gene encoding succinate--CoA ligase subunit alpha yields the protein MILLDKDTKCLVQGITGKQGSFHAEQMLDYGTNIVAGVTPGRGGQKFGPINVYDSIEEVTEEMDVNASIIFVPAPFAKDAAFESIKHLDLVVIITEHIPVHDSMQIMEYARKKGTTVIGPNTPGIISPGVGKLGIMPTHIFNEGNVGIVSRSGTLTYEFASQITGAGMGQSTCIGIGGDPVVGLDFSTVLKKFEDDPDTDYMVMIGEIGGNAEEKAAKYIEKNISKPVMAFISGTTAPPGKKMGHAGAIIEGNSGTAESKINALESAGVQVARKPSEIINIIKEFK from the coding sequence ATGATACTTCTAGATAAAGACACTAAATGTTTAGTACAAGGAATTACTGGTAAGCAAGGTTCTTTTCATGCAGAACAAATGCTGGATTATGGCACGAATATTGTGGCCGGGGTAACTCCAGGTCGTGGGGGCCAAAAATTCGGGCCTATAAATGTATATGATTCAATTGAAGAAGTAACTGAAGAAATGGATGTCAATGCTTCTATAATTTTCGTTCCAGCTCCATTTGCCAAAGATGCAGCATTCGAATCCATTAAACATCTGGATTTAGTGGTAATTATAACCGAACACATTCCCGTTCATGATTCCATGCAAATAATGGAATATGCTCGAAAAAAAGGAACAACAGTTATAGGGCCTAATACTCCAGGAATTATATCTCCTGGTGTGGGAAAACTGGGAATTATGCCCACCCATATATTTAATGAAGGAAATGTGGGTATTGTATCCCGAAGCGGAACCCTGACCTATGAATTCGCCAGTCAAATCACTGGAGCAGGAATGGGCCAGAGTACATGTATTGGAATTGGTGGGGATCCGGTGGTAGGTCTGGATTTTTCCACAGTTCTTAAAAAATTTGAAGATGATCCTGATACAGATTACATGGTCATGATTGGTGAAATTGGAGGAAATGCCGAGGAAAAGGCAGCTAAATATATTGAAAAGAATATTTCCAAGCCCGTTATGGCTTTTATCTCTGGAACCACCGCACCACCAGGTAAAAAAATGGGGCATGCTGGTGCTATTATTGAAGGCAACAGTGGAACTGCAGAGAGCAAAATCAATGCCCTGGAGTCCGCAGGAGTCCAAGTGGCCCGAAAGCCTTCTGAAATAATTAATATTATTAAAGAATTCAAATGA
- a CDS encoding DUF5518 domain-containing protein, with the protein MNKNDIQWKPVIIGIIVALAFFIVSSMVSGLNTILVVFLLAGIIVGFMASTNYMKGALNGTLMGVIGGILTIILLSVYLTMQGVGAYLSVYINTFLIYLVIQIILAAIGGAIGSAIKAESLIERPEEDLE; encoded by the coding sequence ATGAATAAAAATGATATACAGTGGAAACCGGTCATAATTGGTATAATTGTTGCTTTAGCATTTTTCATTGTATCTTCCATGGTATCTGGTTTGAATACTATTCTCGTTGTGTTTTTATTAGCAGGAATAATTGTTGGATTCATGGCTAGTACTAATTATATGAAAGGAGCACTTAATGGTACTTTGATGGGTGTTATTGGTGGTATTTTAACTATAATACTGCTTTCAGTTTATCTAACTATGCAGGGAGTTGGGGCATACCTATCCGTCTATATAAATACATTTTTGATTTATCTGGTTATTCAGATAATATTGGCTGCTATTGGAGGAGCTATTGGTTCAGCCATTAAAGCAGAATCATTGATAGAAAGGCCTGAAGAAGATTTAGAATAG
- a CDS encoding TIGR00267 family protein, which yields MNIREFIHEYLQMSRYVALGTLDGILAVMGVILTASGVIALGGGEVQNYLIGLTGLSGGIALAMSNAFGSFIGERAEETRTLRELERKMVMDEGKLDDTIIHKQAKRRIYMSMFTHGFSSFIGSFVPVLPFLLIADRMTATVTTIVMCFTALIILGVYLGRVSRESLFKTSLEIVIIGIVISAVSFIIGGSH from the coding sequence ATGAACATAAGGGAATTTATACACGAATACCTTCAAATGAGCAGATATGTAGCCTTAGGAACCTTAGATGGTATCCTGGCTGTTATGGGAGTGATCCTAACTGCCAGTGGAGTCATTGCCCTGGGTGGTGGTGAAGTTCAAAATTATCTCATAGGCCTAACTGGACTTAGTGGTGGTATTGCTCTGGCTATGTCCAATGCATTTGGATCATTTATTGGTGAACGGGCCGAAGAAACACGGACCCTCAGAGAACTGGAACGTAAGATGGTCATGGATGAGGGAAAACTGGATGATACCATAATTCACAAACAGGCCAAGCGCAGAATTTACATGAGTATGTTTACCCATGGATTTTCCAGTTTTATAGGATCATTCGTACCAGTACTGCCTTTTTTACTCATTGCTGATAGAATGACAGCCACCGTGACTACTATTGTCATGTGTTTTACGGCATTAATCATTCTAGGTGTTTATTTAGGTAGAGTTTCTAGAGAAAGTCTATTTAAAACAAGTTTAGAAATAGTTATTATAGGTATTGTAATTAGTGCTGTGAGTTTCATTATTGGTGGAAGCCACTAA